The following are from one region of the Anabas testudineus chromosome 2, fAnaTes1.2, whole genome shotgun sequence genome:
- the pnpla4 gene encoding patatin-like phospholipase domain-containing protein 4 isoform X2, translating to MFTLREGIEEILPSDAHSLATDRLHVSITHSKNGKNHIVSRFTSREELIKALLASSFVPVYAGLSPVEFREEKWIDGGFSDCLPVLPVGRTITVSPFAGLQDVCPIHRGRFNVPLRLANMNIMFSVENIRRLNQALFPPPTSCMQSLCEEGFMDAMRFLKRDGWTS from the exons ATGTTCACACTCCG AGAGGGGATAGAAGAGATTCTGCCCAGTGACGCTCACAGTCTGGCCACTGACCGCCTCCACGTCTCAATAACACACTCCAAAAACGGCAAGAACCACATCGTGTCCAGGTTTACCTCCAGGGAGGAGCTCATAAAG GCTCTGCTGGCCAGCAGCTTTGTACCTGTCTATGCTGGACTCAGCCCAGTGGAGTTCAGAGAAGAG AAATGGATCGATGGAGGATTCTCTGACTGCCTGCCAGTTCTGCCCGTTGGACGAACCATCACTGTGTCGCCCTTCGCGGGCCTGCAGGATGTGTGCCCCATCCACAGGGGGCGCTTCAACGTCCCACTGAGACTGGCCAACATGAACATAATG TTCTCTGTGGAGAACATCAGACGTCTGAACCAGGCTCTGTTCCCTCCACCCACCAGCTGCATGCAGTCGTTATGTGAAGAAGGCTTCATGGACGCCATGAGGTTCCTAAAGAGAGACGGCTGGACGAGCTGA
- the sts gene encoding steryl-sulfatase, whose translation MKSTCRPSSVLLLLLLLLMEVSRVSLQESSKPNFVLIMVDDMGIGDLGCYGNKTLRTPNIDQLAQEGVKLTHHIAAASLCTPSRAAFLTGRYPIRSGISGRVRPGVFLFTAASGGLPSHEVTFAKIAQQQGYETALIGKWHLGLNCEHSDDHCHHPSNHGFNYFFGIPLTHLRDCQPGHGTVFHIEKYLPYRTMAVVLVSAVILHYLGIITIGRGLVVSLLLLLVVVTAVIAGFIMIIPNLNCLLIRNHKVVEQPYTSENLTQRMTHEAVDFLERNSARPFLLFFSFIQVHTAMFASAAFRGTSRHGIYGDAVHEVDWSVGQITQTLQRLKLTENTLVYLTSDQGAHLEEISASGEVHRGWNGIYKAGKSTSWEGGIRVPGILRWPGKLPRGRQIDEPTSNMDLFPTVVRLSGASVPEDRDIDGHDLMDLLQGKAERSKHEFLFHYCNSYLNAVRWHPQNSNSVWKALYFTPNFYPENETACFHTHVCFCSPDYVTYHDPPLLFELTSDPSETTALTPDTEPAFHSILAVMNEAAERHKESVKPVESQFSLWNVMWKPWLQPCCSTLSQLCQCQEDH comes from the exons ATGAAGTCCACGTGTCGTCcatcctctgtgctgctgctgctgctgctgctgctcatggAGGTGAGCCGTGTGTCTCTTCAGGAAAGCAGCAAGCCCAATTTTGTCCTGATAATGGTGGATGATATGGGAATTGGAGACCTGGGCTGCTATGGCAATAAAACACTGag GACACCTAATATTGACCAACTAGCGCAGGAAGGGGTGAAGCTGACCCACCACATCGCTGCAGCGAGCCTCTGCACCCCCAGCAGGGCAGCATTTCTCACCGGACGGTACCCGATACGATCAG GGATAAGTGGTCGAGTCCGACCTGGGGTCTTTTTGTTTACTGCTGCGTCGGGGGGTCTTCCCAGCCATGAGGTTACGTTTGCTAAGATTGCTCAACAACAAGGCTATGAGACTGCTCTTATAG GAAAATGGCACCTGGGACTAAACTGTGAGCACAGTGACGATCACTGCCACCACCCCAGCAACCACGGCTTCAACTATTTCTTCGGTATCCCCTTGACCCATCTGCGGGACTGTCAGCCTGGACACGGCACTGTGTTCCACATAGAGAAATATTTACCATACAGGACAATGGCCGTTGTCTTGGTCTCTGCAGTTATACTCCACTACCTTGGCATCATCACCATTGGCAGAGGGCTGGTTGTGagtctgctgcttctgttggtCGTGGTCACAGCTGTGATAGCAGGATTCATCATGATCATCCCAAATTTGAACTGCCTACTCATAAGGAACCACAAAGTTGTAGAGCAGCCATACACATCTGAAAACCTGACACAGAGGATGACTCACGAGGCCGTGGACTTCTTGGAAAG GAACTCAGCGAGGCccttcctgctgtttttctctttcattcaaGTGCACACAGCAATGTTTGCTTCAGCAGCTTTCAGAGGAACGAGCCGTCACGGCATCTATGGAGACGCCGTCCACGAGGTGGACTGGAGTGTAG GTCAGATCACCCAGACGCTGCAGAGActgaaactgacagaaaacactctGGTTTACCTGACTTCAGACCAGGGGGCTCACCTGGAGGAGATCTCTGCCAGTGGGGAGGTCCACAGAGGATGGAACGGAATATATAAAG CAGGCAAGTCCACAAGTTGGGAAGGAGGGATCCGGGTCCCAGGCATCCTGCGTTGGCCAGGGAAACTCCCCAGAGGCAGACAGATAGACGAGCCCACCAGCAACATGGACTTGTTCCCTACAGTGGTGCGGCTGAGCGGAGCTTCAGTCCCGGAGGACAG GGACATAGACGGTCACGACCTCATGGATTTGCTGCAGGGGAAAGCCGAAAGGTCGAAGCAcgagtttctgtttcattactGCAACTCCTACCTGAACGCAGTCAGATGGCACCCACAGAACA GTAACTCAGTTTGGAAAGCTCTTTACTTCACACCGAACTTCTACCCAGAGAATGAGACGGCTTGTTTCCACACGCATGTTTGCTTTTGTAGTCCGGACTATGTGACCTACCACGACCCTCCGCTGCTCTTCGAACTCACGAGCGACCCCTCAGAGACCACGGCGCTGACTCCCGACACCGAGCCGGCCTTTCACTCCATCTTGGCCGTGATGAACGAGGCCGCGGAGAGGCACAAGGAGTCGGTGAAGCCTGTGGAGAGCCAGTTCTCTCTATGGAACGTGATGTGGAAGCCGTGGCTGCAGCCCTGCTGCTCCACGCTCTCACAGCTCTGTCAGTGCCAGGAGGACCATTAG
- the pnpla4 gene encoding patatin-like phospholipase domain-containing protein 4 isoform X1, translated as MTVLNLSFAACGFLGIYHLGAVEAFLCHGNKLLASLRACAGASAGALAAAVMITAPDKLERCKEFTYRFAERVRRQPLGAVTPGHDFMFTLREGIEEILPSDAHSLATDRLHVSITHSKNGKNHIVSRFTSREELIKALLASSFVPVYAGLSPVEFREEKWIDGGFSDCLPVLPVGRTITVSPFAGLQDVCPIHRGRFNVPLRLANMNIMFSVENIRRLNQALFPPPTSCMQSLCEEGFMDAMRFLKRDGWTS; from the exons ATGACGGTCCTGAACCTGTCCTTTGCTGCTTGTGGTTTCTTGGGGATCTACCACTTGGGTGCTGTGGAGGCCTTTCTGTGCCACGGGAACAAGCTGCTGGCCTCCCTTAGGGCCTGTGCAGGTGCCTCGGCTGGGGCcctggctgctgctgtaatgATCACGGCTCCTGACAAGTTAGAG CGCTGTAAAGAGTTCACCTACAGGTTTGCTGAGAGGGTCAGACGACAGCCGCTTGGAGCCGTCACACCAGGACACGACTTCATGTTCACACTCCG AGAGGGGATAGAAGAGATTCTGCCCAGTGACGCTCACAGTCTGGCCACTGACCGCCTCCACGTCTCAATAACACACTCCAAAAACGGCAAGAACCACATCGTGTCCAGGTTTACCTCCAGGGAGGAGCTCATAAAG GCTCTGCTGGCCAGCAGCTTTGTACCTGTCTATGCTGGACTCAGCCCAGTGGAGTTCAGAGAAGAG AAATGGATCGATGGAGGATTCTCTGACTGCCTGCCAGTTCTGCCCGTTGGACGAACCATCACTGTGTCGCCCTTCGCGGGCCTGCAGGATGTGTGCCCCATCCACAGGGGGCGCTTCAACGTCCCACTGAGACTGGCCAACATGAACATAATG TTCTCTGTGGAGAACATCAGACGTCTGAACCAGGCTCTGTTCCCTCCACCCACCAGCTGCATGCAGTCGTTATGTGAAGAAGGCTTCATGGACGCCATGAGGTTCCTAAAGAGAGACGGCTGGACGAGCTGA